The sequence GGCTCAGACAGGTGCCGTCACACTGATCgctcttctgtggctgtaaatcttgagtcagacacaagtatcaaagtttcataagcacagcacaggtgatatcatccatatctacactcagctgccagtttattatccatgaagctcatcatgttcaggttttcttcaaactgttttagagacgtTGCTTCAGCgttctgatcattttggaggctgcagtttgtgatgctgttgaactgtacagtatatacagaggtgtttctgttatttaacctgccctcactgatatcaatagggtggacaaaataatagaagctgccacctgagtgtttatttctacactctgctcttgtgttacagaaagaagGTCCTGGACTTCTACCAGCgggcctgtctgtcaggttaCTGCTCAGCCTTTGCCTACAAACCCATGCAAGTGTCACTGTCAAGCCAACTCAATGGGAAGTGTGTAGAACTGGCCCCCGGTCCCAGCCTCTTCTCTGGAGTGGAGctgccctccaccacccccatcAAATACAACTCCTGTAGgaacagctggagctcagatgGTAAGAGTTAGTGACGGAGGGACGGATTAATTCaagtaataaaacagaaataacacaactcattttcctgtctcttttcctttgatTGTCTTCCCTTGTCATGTGTGCAGAGGGTATAGGTGAGGGGGTGGAGCGTGAGGACTGCGTCCAGGCCCTGAGTGGGCAGATCTTCATGGGAATGGTGTCGTCTCAGTTCCAGGCGAGGCTGGACACAGTCCGGCTTATCGATGCCCTGGTCACAGCTTGCATCcgctttgtttacttttctatgGAGGATGAGCTCCGCAgcaaggtgaacacacacaagctccaataaacatttgatagtATCTAGTTTATGTTGGATGAAGTGATCAAGGTATAGTTCTCTTTCATTTGGACAATAAATGGACTCCTTAAtctgatgtctctctgtgtctctgctgacagcacattgttttttccacattcaccaaaataaatgtgcatttcccagcatgcatctgaTTCTAGTCCacaacaaaaagctgtcattttgagagtatgtgtttatgtggctcattttgtgtctgtgcaggtttttgctGAGAAGATGGGTTTAGAGACGGGCTGGAACTGCCACATCTCTCTGACCCCAAACGGAGACAGTCCCTGTGATGGAGCTCCATCCAGCCCCAGTCACGGTTCCCTGCACGAAGACCTGAACCAAGGCACCAAACCTGTGTTTGCACAACCTGAGgatattattcattttattacatttactgttgGGGTGCACTTCAtgactgtccttctgtctgcaggtgtgatgtGGACATCAATGTAGGTTGTCAAGGTTTCTGTGTTTAGTCTTgctgtttaattacacagacaTAGATTTATCATTTGAAGAGTAAACCCACATGATTTCTGGATCAGAACTCGTCAAATTATGACATTACCCTGTTCTATGGGGTGGTCACAGTTTGAATTACATTGTATAACTTTACATgagattttccattttatgttactttatgCTTCTTTTAGGGGAAATAACAGAAAGGAGTCCTGTAGAAGTGCAGGTCTGACATGAGTGATGTCTGTTCATTTGAGTTTTACAGAGTATCTCTAACTTTGCCGACTGTCTTCATATGTGATTCAGATTCTTGGGATGAAGCAGAAGGTCCTTTGCTGCCAGAGGAGGAAGCCCACTCTGACTTAGCCAGTTTCCAGcccacagacagtgatgtgccCAGCTTCCTGGAGGACTGCAACAGGGTAacaataccttttattaaaaccaCTCAAGCTACAATGGAGAAATAtcagtatctgtttttcatgcagctgtatAATACAGACAGATTCCTCTGTCTTATGCTTTGGTAACCAGCAGgaaattgtgctttgttttgaaattattttacattagtctgaatcattttctctccctgcccttTGTCAGGCCAAGCTACCTCGTGGGATCCACCAGGTCCGtcctcatctgaagaacattgatAATGTGCCTCTTTTGGTGCCACTCTTCACTGACTGCACCCCTGACAGTCAgtattctttatgtgttttatagaaTGAATCACTCTGCTTATGGGTAATTCCACTTTTctggaaaactttttcatcttactttttaaagatgtcctctgactccattgtcttcctctgccCCTCAATGGTGAAACAGATTCTAATAAGGAAAAGCGATGATTAATAACCAACGAGGCTTATttcaaggaaagaatgaaatatctgtgtcactgtctgtgtcttcgatatactcagtgtttgctttagaGTACTGTAGACATTTACTTACAGTGGAGTTCTCTTCACAgccatgtgtgagatgatgaagatcatgcaGGAGAACAGGGAGGTTACATGCTGTCTGGGAAGCTCCGCCAATTTCCGCAACAGCCGCCTGTTCCTACAGAGTGACATCAGGTATACACTCATTAATGAAGTACATcctgttttttcaaatttgaaaatcaatGTTAATGAGactagattttcatttttatcacaattaaaaccagtaaatgttgaattctgaagcaatatttctactattaaaaaaatgaaaactcatagTAATActatctagccatgcagagaGTTGTAGTCTTGTTTGTCAGGGTTCAGGGATACCTGTCACTGAGATTCCTACTTCCATCCCAAAACTTATTGTCCAGTACAAATGCAATtcctttcacctccattgtactaGATGGAGACAGATACCTCACTACTAGAGgtaaatgggaaaatattttctagtttgtgtgtactgaccctttaacagCTTGCCATAGTCCAGcaacattgttttgactgattatacaataattatgtaacaaactacttctcattctcagtccacatgatttttcatcgtcctctctccacagcatcgCTCTGGACCCTCTGTACCCGTCTCAGTGTTTGTGGGAGACGTTTGGCTATGCCACCGGAGGAGGCTTCAACGGAGACGCTGagggtctgtctcctctgagacTCTCAGGACAGCTCAACAGTCTGGGCTGCTCTGTCACCTTCCACCAAGGAGAGAGCGTCAGCATGGTCAAGCTCATAGAGcaggttggacacacacacacacacagatacactaagTCAGAACGAGACACTTCtatatgaattcatttgctttttgggtgAATCTTTTCCAGGCGCGACACACGACCTATGGCATCCGCAaatgcttcctcttcctgctgcagtgtcagctcagtctggtcatcatccaggtgagagagcacttcacaaactcagagcatgtggatttatatggatttatatgtacaaatacatttctctgtgtgtatcattgctaacaggctaaaaggCTAAAGACCTAATTAATATTGTGATgtacatttctgaataaataaatgaaggaagtgCTTCTGGTGTTTGTCCGTAGTTCTTAGCCTGTCtggctcagcttcctcctccaatgaacaccactgacatcctctggctgtcctgcttcagctgccCACTTCTAaggtacacacataataaaacactgtgaactgacaacactgtgttatttcactgtgtttatacattataGTAATGGCCcatttgtgttctcagtgtgtcacttctGGGGAAGCCTCCAGACAGTTCAGTCATGGCAGTTGCCACAGGGAAGAACCTAGATTTCATTCCAAGAAAGGTGGGATCCTGCCTCTCAGATCTTCCACATCTACTCAACCTAGAAGCCTCACTTACTGGATTATTACTGCTAAAGCttagacaaacatttatataatattaattagTAGCATTTAGTGTACATACTGTGTAGTGATATAGTGGAAACTTCTTCCAGTCAAATGAAGTCTCTAGAAAAATATTCCAGGAGAAATCTTtcataaaagcagtaatgataatgataaataccacagacaacaaacagctgctctttctgcaccttgtgtatttactgcatcTACACTTGGGGCCATTGATCAAACATGAATGACTAGTTATGTATACATGtacttctgtgtgctttttaatctcctttaaaCTGTTACTCCTCTTTGACCAGACCCAGAACTACTTCcttggctgtttcctgttgaagtttgctctgacagtgtgtgcctACCTGTTGGCCTTTGGGTTTACGCTGCAGGAGGTCTGCCTAAGCAGAGGCAacaacaccaccatcacctgccACATACTCACAGCCAGGTAAAGAGAAGCACTGTCTCTAACTGTCCCACTGTCCTAAGTACACCAGCTGTACCAGCTGTGAGAACAGACACACTAGAATCgatgaactgatgaatgaagtaacagttttcctgtgtgactgcagctcttcagacgaggctcctcagtggttcagtgagctgtctaatggcctgctgctgactcagaagGTCATGGCAGGGTTCCTCGTCTTACACACAGGTAGAAACTCTCTCTGTCATAttgaatactgtactgtaagctgTGGTCAAGcttactcgtgtctttttatatGATTCAAACCAAtccctttcttctgttgttcACATTGTTGTTCACATTCTCTTGTTGCTGACCTTATTTTCCAGTGGTGATCTCCCTCAGCTACGTCCACCgctctcagcctctgtggagaaagagtccGTTCAGCAATACCTGGTGGTGTCTCACTGTACCTGTGGTGTAAGTTAGCACATCATTTGTATGCTCTATGGTTCATCTGTGCTTAAGCCAGTTTAGCTCTTACATCCTCAACGgtcctgctgtaactgtaagagaTTTTAATCTAGAACTCTGTGTCAGATATcacccactgcagcaccacacagatGTATGCATGGGAGATATATCTTTGTCAGATATGTGTtaataatatgtaataataatataattttccGCTGTTGTAAAATCCTCTGTACCACTTCTTGCACAAATGCACCATATTCAGTAAATCAAACAAATCACATACTAAACTGTTAAacctctctcctccagtctGCTCAGCCAGATTGTTCAGGCCTCAGTGGATTACCAGTTGTGGCGCGACCGGGGCAACCTCCCGACCTTTAACCTTGGTGACATACCGCTGCTAGCCTGGATGCTGGTCTCTCTGtccatgctgctgctggtggtggtcaATGAGGTGGTGAAGCTACACGAGATACGGTATGAAGCAAAGCACAGGAGGGACTGATCCAGAGTCCCTAAGTAGAAAGTTCTAGAGTGATCATCAGAAGAAAGACATCTTCATGTAGCttgtttcacagttcagtgactgactaataaaagtgaaatcaagtgagctcttcccACTGAGAGCTTCAGTAATCAATCAGTCTGGTCTCAGtgctcatcatcccctgcagatgcatgAAGTAGCTTCGACATCTCCTCAAGCTTGACAGACAGTCCCTTCACCGATCTCAACAGGTGTTCGGACTGTCTTCCGATGTTATCAATCTGTCTCCGTTCCTCCTCAGatcgggctgagatgtcactgatcagtccttcGATCCGAGCCATCTTCTGGTGGAATTCCGTCAGCCGAGTATCCATGAACCCGTGATGCTGTTTTATCTCCGCGCTTAGCTGTAGTGCTGATCTGCCAGCAGCGGTTTTTCC comes from Toxotes jaculatrix isolate fToxJac2 chromosome 21, fToxJac2.pri, whole genome shotgun sequence and encodes:
- the LOC121175598 gene encoding transmembrane protein 94-like; translated protein: MLRCVWRHLGILSWPNLSPETVLFFSGRVEPPHNSQDDLRDNLSAQEGQALLCLPAESSTQLGEGPEPSETSHDSIRSSDTARLRCSCQPAHSRTKHHSGSNVSFSHDTEGGEDDQAQDFAMGCPEVEAEDFVCDYHLEMLSLSQDQQNPTSIQFDHLSWQCHLPSLKPLGLNIMLNLCNASVTQQLCRFSDHLSNLALQESHGSVLTVYVPWGLCELSRLIGFTPGARELFKQENHLALYQLPSGEKTKELTSRHLHYFTKRQPPMSHLISLFVRDSSSNNIQMLSHGSADLILEACTDFWDGTDIYPLSGSDRKKVLDFYQRACLSGYCSAFAYKPMQVSLSSQLNGKCVELAPGPSLFSGVELPSTTPIKYNSCRNSWSSDEGIGEGVEREDCVQALSGQIFMGMVSSQFQARLDTVRLIDALVTACIRFVYFSMEDELRSKVFAEKMGLETGWNCHISLTPNGDSPCDGAPSSPSHGSLHEDLNQGTKPVFAQPEDIIHFITFTVGVHFMTVLLSADSWDEAEGPLLPEEEAHSDLASFQPTDSDVPSFLEDCNRAKLPRGIHQVRPHLKNIDNVPLLVPLFTDCTPDTMCEMMKIMQENREVTCCLGSSANFRNSRLFLQSDISIALDPLYPSQCLWETFGYATGGGFNGDAEGLSPLRLSGQLNSLGCSVTFHQGESVSMVKLIEQARHTTYGIRKCFLFLLQCQLSLVIIQFLACLAQLPPPMNTTDILWLSCFSCPLLSVSLLGKPPDSSVMAVATGKNLDFIPRKTQNYFLGCFLLKFALTVCAYLLAFGFTLQEVCLSRGNNTTITCHILTASSSDEAPQWFSELSNGLLLTQKVMAGFLVLHTVVISLSYVHRSQPLWRKSPFSNTWWCLTVPVVLLSQIVQASVDYQLWRDRGNLPTFNLGDIPLLAWMLVSLSMLLLVVVNEVVKLHEIRR